Proteins encoded in a region of the Mucilaginibacter sabulilitoris genome:
- a CDS encoding glycosyl hydrolase, with protein MNINRRKFLEVSSIAAAGAALFNSNTMAAVIDGVNVIGINELRRNFLNPPDATKSSCYWWWFNGLVDREGITRDLEEFRAKGMGEVLLVNSAGGLGGVPFPQGVKFLSDEWKALYRHAMKEAKRLNIAVGINLSSGWCMGGPWIKPENSGRWYLQAELAVTGPRKLSEKLPLPGNRVGYDNVFNPPGFKEYIDLPLEQLDYQDTAIVAIPDNNTDNNRISEERSKVLAAKTNHKDASNFILATAVMAPVLTEWQNKTSDEPVPLNRVIDLTGKVSKDGRLDWDVPAGNWKIIRTGHRMTGSRLMIAQPEADGLSIDWFNRKGVELQFENIGRILLEEAAKVGNKPKYFCDDSFEDGFPNWTANILEQFERYRGYDAKPYLPVLSGYIIGSAEISDRFLNDYRKTLGDCMADEHYKRFADLCHNAGILVQNEAAGPSRSGTICMDGLKNLGRSDFPMGEFWLGLTHEDESTLTDDKPYGISRLDKGQNKVTKMAASAAHIYGKQTVSAEAFTSMRHWLDYPGSLKQALDRAYCEGVNRIAIHTSTATRPKDGKPGYEYGAGTHFNPNVTWWEKSGAFFDYVARCQYLLRSGKFVADVLFYNGDTTPNLVAQKHTDPSLGKGYDYDVCNEEVLLTRLSVKNKRLVLPDGMSYTILVLPDHDRMPLAVLNKIGDLVEAGATVIGPKPVQDSGLKNYPHCDDALKIKADEIWGKIDGKSVKMNRFGEGFVVFGENIRQILLKNAILPDFEYTAEGDTWIDFIHRSTPEAEIYFITNRHGKAVQSTCTFRVKNRTPEIWDAVTGKINNQVNYNQKDGRTEMSLKFQAFQSWFVIFPVKDSMSGGKRLNNFPELKPVKELTGPWQVEFDPKWGGPKSIEFDTLQDWSKHPDDRIRYYSGKAIYTKKFDYKADANNSEVYIDLGVVKNIADVSLNGKHLGIVWTSPWRISALSALKSGENTLKIEVINLWPNRLIGDAALPPEKRLTNTNIVFKPDDPLLPSGLLGPVTLQVEN; from the coding sequence ATGAATATAAACAGAAGAAAATTTTTAGAAGTCAGTTCTATAGCGGCTGCAGGCGCCGCTCTTTTTAACTCGAACACCATGGCCGCGGTTATTGATGGTGTTAATGTGATTGGTATAAACGAGTTACGGAGAAATTTTCTTAATCCACCCGATGCCACCAAATCGTCCTGTTACTGGTGGTGGTTTAACGGTCTTGTTGACCGGGAGGGCATAACCCGCGACCTGGAAGAGTTCAGGGCGAAGGGCATGGGCGAGGTATTGCTGGTAAATTCTGCCGGCGGGCTGGGTGGTGTTCCGTTTCCGCAGGGCGTAAAGTTTTTATCAGATGAGTGGAAAGCTCTTTATCGCCATGCCATGAAAGAGGCCAAGCGGTTAAATATAGCTGTGGGTATTAACCTGTCGTCGGGCTGGTGTATGGGCGGGCCATGGATAAAACCCGAAAACTCAGGGCGCTGGTATCTGCAGGCAGAGCTGGCGGTAACCGGGCCACGAAAGCTTTCTGAAAAATTACCGCTGCCGGGCAACAGGGTAGGATACGATAATGTGTTCAATCCACCCGGATTTAAGGAATATATTGATCTGCCGCTGGAACAGCTTGATTACCAGGATACGGCCATAGTAGCCATCCCCGATAACAATACGGACAATAATCGCATCAGCGAGGAGCGGTCAAAAGTGCTGGCGGCCAAAACCAATCATAAAGATGCCAGTAACTTCATTTTAGCCACAGCGGTTATGGCGCCGGTTTTAACGGAATGGCAAAATAAAACGTCGGATGAGCCGGTTCCGCTTAATAGGGTTATTGATCTTACAGGCAAGGTCAGTAAAGATGGTCGCCTGGACTGGGATGTGCCCGCAGGCAACTGGAAAATAATACGTACCGGCCACCGCATGACGGGCTCGCGGTTAATGATAGCCCAGCCCGAAGCCGATGGCCTGTCTATTGATTGGTTTAACCGCAAAGGGGTGGAGCTGCAATTCGAGAACATTGGCCGCATATTATTGGAAGAAGCCGCCAAGGTTGGCAATAAACCAAAATACTTTTGCGACGACAGTTTTGAGGATGGCTTCCCGAACTGGACGGCCAATATATTGGAGCAGTTTGAGCGTTATCGTGGCTATGATGCCAAACCCTACCTGCCGGTACTATCGGGTTATATAATCGGCAGCGCCGAAATATCCGACCGCTTTTTAAATGATTACCGCAAAACACTCGGCGATTGCATGGCCGACGAGCATTATAAACGTTTTGCCGATTTATGCCATAATGCCGGCATACTGGTACAAAACGAAGCCGCAGGGCCAAGTCGCTCGGGTACTATATGTATGGATGGGTTAAAGAACCTTGGCCGCAGCGATTTCCCTATGGGCGAGTTTTGGCTTGGGCTTACCCATGAGGATGAAAGCACCCTTACCGATGATAAACCCTACGGCATATCGCGACTGGATAAAGGTCAGAACAAGGTAACCAAAATGGCAGCTTCGGCAGCGCACATTTACGGAAAGCAAACCGTATCTGCCGAGGCATTTACCAGCATGCGTCACTGGTTGGATTATCCGGGTTCGCTCAAGCAGGCCCTTGACAGGGCGTATTGCGAAGGCGTGAACCGTATTGCCATACATACTTCCACCGCCACCCGGCCAAAAGATGGTAAACCCGGTTATGAATATGGCGCGGGTACACACTTTAATCCCAATGTAACCTGGTGGGAAAAATCGGGCGCTTTTTTTGATTATGTAGCCCGTTGCCAGTATTTGCTCCGGTCGGGAAAGTTTGTGGCAGATGTTTTATTTTATAATGGCGATACCACGCCTAACTTGGTGGCGCAAAAACATACCGACCCATCATTGGGTAAGGGGTATGATTACGATGTGTGTAATGAGGAAGTTTTGCTAACCCGGCTTTCGGTAAAAAATAAACGACTCGTTTTGCCCGATGGTATGAGTTACACAATATTGGTGTTGCCCGATCATGACCGGATGCCGCTTGCAGTTTTGAATAAAATAGGTGACCTGGTGGAAGCTGGGGCCACCGTTATCGGTCCAAAACCGGTGCAGGATTCGGGCCTCAAAAACTATCCGCATTGCGATGATGCATTAAAAATAAAAGCCGATGAAATATGGGGCAAAATTGATGGAAAAAGTGTTAAGATGAATCGTTTTGGTGAAGGATTTGTTGTTTTCGGCGAAAATATCAGGCAAATTTTGTTAAAAAACGCCATTCTTCCCGACTTTGAATACACTGCCGAGGGAGATACCTGGATCGACTTTATCCATCGCTCAACCCCCGAAGCTGAGATTTATTTTATCACCAATCGACATGGTAAAGCAGTACAGTCAACCTGTACATTTAGGGTCAAAAACCGTACCCCAGAAATATGGGACGCAGTTACAGGGAAGATTAATAATCAAGTTAATTATAACCAGAAAGATGGCCGTACAGAAATGTCATTAAAGTTTCAGGCTTTCCAGTCATGGTTTGTAATATTTCCTGTAAAGGACTCTATGTCAGGAGGGAAAAGGTTAAACAATTTCCCTGAACTTAAACCGGTAAAGGAGTTAACCGGCCCATGGCAGGTAGAATTTGATCCCAAATGGGGCGGCCCCAAATCGATAGAATTTGATACTCTGCAAGACTGGAGCAAGCATCCCGACGATCGCATCAGATACTACTCAGGTAAAGCTATTTATACCAAAAAGTTTGATTATAAGGCAGATGCAAATAATTCAGAGGTTTATATTGACCTGGGTGTAGTAAAAAACATCGCCGATGTAAGCCTAAATGGCAAACATCTTGGCATTGTATGGACTTCGCCCTGGCGAATAAGTGCTTTATCTGCCTTAAAATCAGGCGAAAACACCTTGAAAATAGAAGTAATTAACCTGTGGCCAAACCGCCTTATAGGCGATGCGGCTTTACCGCCCGAAAAAAGGCTAACCAATACCAATATCGTATTTAAACCGGATGATCCATTATTGCCATCAGGTTTGCTGGGTCCGGTAACGTTACAGGTTGAAAATTAA
- a CDS encoding glycoside hydrolase family protein, whose protein sequence is MARRTHIIISLMIMSAVACLPVTTLYAQQKAIAINWDKTVSVSKTTPTLQVVYNPMLRSNSPIHKGTFEALKSLGADYVRYVPWFPYPKAAVVELSEPTKKQTYWDFTYADPVMQDLMEATKGHSVVINFSTIPVWMFKTDKPVAVDDNPDEVNWVYNQGKELRDPSMKEVADYFVRLLSWYTKGGFTDELGKFHKSGHYYNIPYWEVLNEPDLEHRMSPQLYTKIYDAVVPALKKVSPKTKFVGISVAHETNPEWFEYFLNPANHKPGVPLEGISYHFYGRPAAAEQPLDSYQYSFFDQANGFLDRVRYIENIRKRLAPKVFTQINEIGNILEDHDYKGVIPDAYWNLSGVMYAYIYLELTKIGIDVAGESQLVGYPTQFPDVSMMNWKNSKPNARYWVLKLLKDNFGPGDKLQTTSIPSQDVSGQAFLTAKGKKLLLINRRNKEVKLDLPADAKNARVNYVDVTTGEDEVAQSQLENNTITLKPFAVAVLTF, encoded by the coding sequence ATGGCACGTAGAACCCATATTATTATCAGCCTCATGATCATGAGCGCGGTGGCATGTTTACCGGTAACCACCCTTTATGCACAGCAAAAGGCAATAGCCATAAACTGGGATAAAACCGTATCGGTTTCCAAAACAACACCGACATTACAGGTAGTATATAACCCCATGCTGCGTTCAAATTCGCCCATTCACAAGGGTACTTTTGAGGCGCTGAAAAGTCTGGGGGCCGATTATGTGCGCTATGTGCCATGGTTTCCTTATCCCAAAGCCGCGGTTGTGGAGCTGAGCGAACCAACGAAAAAGCAAACCTACTGGGATTTTACTTATGCCGATCCTGTAATGCAGGATCTGATGGAGGCTACAAAAGGCCATTCGGTAGTGATAAACTTTAGTACCATACCGGTATGGATGTTTAAAACCGATAAACCGGTTGCCGTTGATGATAACCCCGATGAGGTAAACTGGGTATATAACCAGGGAAAGGAACTGCGCGACCCAAGCATGAAAGAGGTTGCGGATTATTTTGTAAGGCTGTTAAGCTGGTACACCAAGGGTGGCTTTACCGACGAACTGGGGAAATTTCATAAATCGGGGCATTACTATAATATCCCATATTGGGAGGTGCTTAACGAGCCCGACCTGGAACACCGCATGTCACCGCAGTTGTATACCAAAATATATGACGCCGTTGTTCCTGCGTTAAAAAAAGTATCGCCCAAAACCAAATTTGTAGGTATATCTGTAGCGCATGAAACCAACCCCGAATGGTTTGAGTATTTTCTGAACCCGGCCAATCATAAACCAGGTGTGCCTTTAGAAGGAATCTCTTATCACTTTTACGGTCGCCCGGCGGCTGCTGAGCAACCTTTAGATAGCTATCAGTATTCATTTTTTGATCAGGCTAACGGGTTTCTCGACCGGGTGCGTTATATCGAAAATATCCGTAAGCGTTTAGCTCCTAAAGTATTTACCCAGATCAATGAAATAGGGAACATACTGGAGGATCATGATTATAAAGGCGTTATCCCCGATGCCTACTGGAATTTATCGGGCGTTATGTATGCATACATTTACCTCGAACTTACCAAAATAGGCATCGATGTTGCCGGCGAATCGCAGTTGGTAGGCTATCCAACCCAGTTTCCGGACGTAAGCATGATGAACTGGAAAAATAGTAAGCCCAATGCCCGCTACTGGGTGCTGAAATTGCTTAAGGATAACTTTGGTCCCGGCGATAAGCTGCAAACTACGTCTATTCCCAGTCAGGATGTTAGCGGTCAGGCATTTTTAACCGCAAAAGGTAAAAAGCTGCTGCTTATTAACAGGCGCAACAAGGAAGTAAAGCTTGATTTGCCTGCTGATGCTAAAAATGCGCGGGTTAATTATGTAGATGTTACCACCGGCGAAGATGAGGTTGCGCAATCACAGCTGGAAAACAATACCATAACACTTAAGCCATTTGCAGTGGCAGTTTTAACTTTTTAA
- a CDS encoding SusC/RagA family TonB-linked outer membrane protein → MQKKLYYAILRKKHFYLLLFALLFSSLAFGQQAGKIRGKVIDDRDEPLPGVAVLVKGTQNGVSTNANGEYVINAEASSVLVFKILGFETEEVTVGNRQEVNVKLKMAAKGLEEVTVSYGKQRSREVTGSIAQISAAPLQDMPVGQFAQQLQGKVAGVDISQTSGQPGRGMAFRIRGAASFATDYQPLFVIDGLPITGSINNINPDEIESYTVLKDASSTALYGSRAANGVILITTKHAKAGDSKIQFNSNFGLQKIPMNKVPKMMNANQFATFMNERYQDQVKYEGNTAPIDTTYADPAKYGAGTDWFHALTRVAPIQNYDLTIMTAREKSTSTVIAGYQAQDGVLINTGTKIFTLRVNQDLTLSNNKLKIGFNLAPSYRLDHNNRLATDGVGGLYERIFEASPLRPIYNADGTYYKNAYSNGMVSYINPVAQFMLNKDDYITTRILGNAYLNYEFLPGLSLKTNVGADKGAETRNQFTPAAIITTPATGLASSVDNYSWTAEATLQYSKTIANDHNIEILAGYSAQKFNQVSNSVSGTGFPNDNIPYLSAASSISAGTSNTTEYSLLSEIGRINYNYKGKYLLQGAVRRDGSSRFGADRKYGYFPSVSAGWVVSDENFMERFKVINFFKVRSSYGITGNNNIGNYTAISVLGNYNYVLNGVSVPGQTIGTLGNPELAWERNKQFDAGLDISILNNRISLSYDYYYKISDGLIQSRPIPRASGFSSINYNIGKLAFWGNEISVNTVNLTGALKWSTGFNIAFERNLIKSLVSPGFIRRNNTVTSDYYRNQVGHHLGEFYGFVFEGLYKDANDLANSAKYGSLSDVGTIKMKDINGDGVIDDVNDRTFIGDPTPDFTFGLTNTFSYKNFDLNISMAGAVGGKLLNAAKWAYQTNMDGSRMLLAAALDHWRSPEDPGSGIYPRTKTGTTALGRSVNSQWVESGSYLTAKNISFGYNFKLKNNLLLKNLRVYASVQQAFIITGYTGMNPEISFSGLDATQGIGVDENGYPVPRTFSLGIQTTFK, encoded by the coding sequence ATGCAAAAAAAACTCTACTATGCTATTTTAAGAAAAAAGCATTTCTATTTATTGCTGTTTGCCCTGCTCTTTAGCAGTTTGGCATTTGGCCAGCAGGCGGGAAAGATTAGAGGGAAGGTAATTGATGACAGGGATGAGCCGCTTCCGGGTGTGGCGGTATTGGTTAAGGGTACACAGAACGGTGTTTCCACAAATGCCAATGGCGAATATGTAATTAACGCAGAGGCGTCTTCGGTGCTGGTATTCAAAATACTTGGTTTTGAAACCGAAGAGGTAACCGTTGGCAACCGCCAGGAAGTTAACGTCAAATTAAAAATGGCTGCAAAAGGCCTTGAGGAGGTTACCGTAAGTTATGGTAAGCAACGCAGTCGTGAGGTTACCGGATCAATTGCGCAAATAAGCGCGGCGCCTTTGCAGGATATGCCTGTGGGGCAATTCGCCCAGCAATTGCAGGGTAAAGTTGCCGGTGTTGATATTTCACAAACCAGTGGTCAGCCGGGCCGCGGTATGGCGTTCCGTATCCGTGGTGCGGCATCATTTGCTACAGACTATCAGCCATTATTTGTAATTGACGGTTTGCCAATTACCGGTAGTATAAACAACATTAATCCTGATGAGATCGAATCATATACCGTATTGAAGGATGCTTCTTCAACCGCCTTGTATGGTTCACGTGCGGCAAACGGGGTTATCCTCATCACAACCAAACATGCTAAGGCCGGGGACTCAAAAATTCAGTTCAATAGCAATTTTGGTCTGCAGAAAATCCCTATGAATAAGGTGCCTAAAATGATGAATGCCAACCAGTTCGCCACATTCATGAATGAAAGGTACCAGGATCAGGTAAAATATGAAGGCAATACTGCTCCTATTGATACCACATATGCAGACCCCGCCAAATATGGTGCAGGAACCGACTGGTTTCATGCGCTTACAAGGGTAGCGCCCATCCAGAACTATGACCTTACCATCATGACGGCCCGCGAAAAATCTACCTCAACTGTAATAGCAGGTTATCAGGCACAGGATGGGGTTTTAATAAATACCGGAACCAAGATTTTTACTTTGCGTGTTAACCAGGATCTTACCCTAAGCAATAACAAATTAAAAATTGGGTTTAACCTTGCACCAAGTTACCGTTTAGATCATAATAACAGACTGGCTACCGATGGTGTTGGCGGTTTGTATGAAAGGATATTTGAAGCGAGCCCGCTGCGCCCAATATACAATGCTGATGGCACTTATTATAAAAATGCCTACTCAAACGGCATGGTTTCTTATATTAACCCGGTTGCCCAGTTCATGTTAAACAAGGATGACTACATTACCACAAGGATATTGGGTAACGCTTATTTAAACTACGAATTTTTACCGGGTTTGAGTTTAAAAACAAATGTAGGAGCAGATAAAGGTGCCGAAACACGCAACCAGTTTACACCCGCGGCTATTATAACCACGCCGGCAACGGGATTAGCCAGCTCTGTTGATAATTACTCATGGACAGCGGAAGCAACTTTACAATACAGCAAAACTATTGCTAACGATCATAATATTGAGATCCTGGCAGGTTATTCGGCTCAGAAATTCAACCAGGTGAGTAATTCTGTATCCGGTACGGGTTTCCCGAATGATAATATCCCATACCTGAGCGCGGCTTCTTCCATAAGCGCGGGTACAAGCAACACTACCGAATACTCCCTGCTTTCAGAAATTGGGCGTATCAATTACAACTACAAAGGCAAGTACCTTTTACAGGGAGCTGTTCGTCGGGATGGGTCATCAAGGTTTGGGGCCGATCGTAAGTATGGATATTTTCCGTCGGTTTCTGCCGGATGGGTCGTGAGCGACGAAAATTTTATGGAAAGGTTTAAAGTTATCAACTTCTTTAAAGTACGTTCAAGCTACGGTATAACAGGTAATAACAATATTGGTAATTACACGGCTATATCTGTTTTGGGTAATTATAATTATGTATTAAACGGCGTTTCAGTTCCGGGACAAACCATCGGTACGTTAGGGAACCCTGAACTGGCTTGGGAACGTAACAAGCAGTTTGATGCAGGTTTAGACATTTCAATATTGAATAACCGTATCAGCCTTTCGTATGATTATTATTATAAAATATCCGATGGTTTGATCCAGTCAAGACCAATTCCAAGGGCGTCTGGTTTTTCCTCAATTAACTATAACATAGGTAAATTAGCATTCTGGGGAAATGAGATATCTGTAAATACAGTTAACTTAACAGGTGCGTTGAAATGGAGCACCGGCTTCAATATCGCGTTTGAAAGAAACCTGATCAAATCGCTGGTATCTCCCGGATTTATCCGCAGAAACAATACCGTTACTTCTGATTACTACCGCAACCAGGTTGGTCATCACTTAGGCGAGTTTTACGGATTTGTTTTTGAAGGTTTGTACAAAGACGCCAACGATCTGGCCAATTCAGCAAAATACGGCAGCCTTTCAGATGTAGGCACCATCAAAATGAAGGATATTAACGGCGATGGCGTAATTGATGATGTAAACGACCGTACATTCATCGGCGACCCAACTCCTGATTTCACCTTCGGCTTAACCAATACTTTCAGCTATAAGAATTTTGACCTGAATATTTCCATGGCCGGCGCTGTTGGCGGCAAACTCTTAAATGCCGCTAAATGGGCATATCAAACCAATATGGATGGTTCAAGAATGCTGCTTGCGGCCGCGCTTGATCACTGGAGATCTCCGGAAGACCCTGGTTCTGGCATCTATCCGCGCACTAAAACAGGTACAACCGCTTTGGGTCGTTCGGTAAATTCTCAATGGGTTGAGAGCGGATCATACCTTACCGCAAAAAATATTTCTTTTGGCTACAACTTTAAACTGAAGAATAATTTATTGCTGAAAAATTTAAGGGTGTACGCTTCTGTTCAGCAGGCATTTATCATAACAGGTTATACCGGTATGAACCCCGAAATCAGTTTCTCAGGTTTAGATGCTACTCAAGGTATTGGGGTTGACGAAAATGGTTATCCTGTTCCCAGAACATTTTCACTGGGCATTCAAACTACATTTAAATAA
- a CDS encoding FG-GAP-like repeat-containing protein produces the protein MKPILKLKHLGIVIKENNSKNSIRKHSPLQRVLALALIPYIVLLGCTKPSLVQQGTASEASNQASSKLVTNGASGPDFMIAVIPDTQTYTGQSTTYHSVIGMFYAQTNWIVNHRIDSNIVYVVHLGDISENGEDPTRSPIQWRRADTAMAKLDAAGIPYGMAVGNHDQGNHDPVGGGVNNNDRGSCFSTTVYYNQYFGFATPRFAGMPFYGGHYGANNDSHYDLFSAGGYDFIAIYIEYDDRTDAASVAERDNMNNWAKGLLTGPYAERKAMIVTHYAGSPTTPSTYSTQTQEIYNKVKSCPNVFMFLGGHVNGEGYRQDTYGGKTIKTFVSDYQFRTLGGNGYMRLMKFSTTKDLISVKTYSPYISQFETDSDSQFTRPLFHEETAARTSDFDRDGLSDLSFFNLGVWKVQGMSNVTYGSATQGDLPVSRDYDGDGKTDLAVWRPANLTWYIKLATEMTAVYGEAGDIPVPADYNGDGKADIAMFRPSSPYHWYIKGQTGYDYGEAGVIPVPGDYDGDGKVDAAYYKISTGMWNVKGQITNKHYGDAGYIPVPGDYNGDGKTDVAIYDPATGIWHLDSANTGVNNVTVLTPVAGDIPAPGDYFGDGRTHPAIYRPSNQTLYMYNNGTVTTTVYGGSGDKLLNLPYHIRKFFFP, from the coding sequence ATGAAACCGATTTTAAAGCTTAAACATTTGGGTATTGTTATTAAAGAAAATAACAGCAAGAATAGTATCAGGAAGCACAGCCCCCTGCAAAGAGTTTTAGCGCTTGCTTTAATCCCTTACATTGTTCTTTTGGGGTGTACAAAGCCATCTTTAGTGCAGCAGGGAACTGCAAGTGAAGCCAGTAACCAGGCCTCATCAAAATTAGTCACCAATGGAGCGTCGGGTCCTGACTTTATGATTGCGGTTATTCCCGATACGCAAACCTATACCGGGCAAAGTACCACCTATCATTCGGTTATCGGTATGTTTTATGCCCAAACCAACTGGATTGTAAATCACCGTATCGATTCAAATATTGTTTACGTTGTTCATCTGGGCGATATCTCCGAAAACGGAGAAGACCCTACTCGCAGCCCTATACAATGGCGGCGTGCCGATACCGCTATGGCCAAGCTTGACGCGGCCGGCATCCCGTATGGTATGGCGGTAGGTAACCACGACCAGGGCAACCATGACCCTGTAGGCGGCGGCGTTAATAATAACGACAGGGGGAGTTGTTTCAGCACAACGGTTTATTATAACCAATATTTTGGTTTCGCTACGCCCCGCTTTGCCGGAATGCCTTTTTACGGTGGTCACTATGGCGCAAATAACGACAGTCATTATGACCTGTTCAGCGCGGGCGGGTATGATTTCATTGCCATTTATATTGAATATGACGACCGTACTGATGCGGCTTCGGTAGCCGAAAGGGATAATATGAACAACTGGGCAAAAGGGCTTTTAACCGGTCCTTATGCCGAACGGAAAGCTATGATTGTTACCCATTATGCGGGCAGCCCAACCACGCCATCTACCTATTCAACCCAAACTCAGGAAATTTATAATAAGGTAAAATCATGTCCTAATGTATTCATGTTTTTAGGCGGGCACGTAAACGGCGAAGGCTACAGGCAGGATACTTACGGCGGTAAAACCATAAAAACGTTTGTTTCTGATTACCAGTTTCGTACACTTGGCGGCAACGGTTACATGCGTTTAATGAAATTCTCGACCACTAAAGATCTCATCAGCGTAAAAACCTATTCGCCCTATATTTCACAGTTTGAAACGGATAGCGACAGCCAGTTTACCAGGCCGTTATTCCACGAGGAAACTGCTGCCCGTACCAGCGATTTTGACCGCGACGGGTTATCGGATTTATCCTTCTTTAATTTAGGTGTCTGGAAGGTTCAGGGTATGTCAAATGTAACTTATGGCAGCGCTACGCAGGGGGATCTGCCGGTTTCCAGGGATTATGATGGCGATGGTAAAACCGATCTGGCAGTATGGCGCCCGGCTAATCTTACCTGGTATATTAAATTGGCTACCGAAATGACGGCGGTTTATGGCGAGGCAGGCGATATACCCGTACCCGCGGATTATAATGGCGACGGAAAGGCCGATATTGCCATGTTCAGACCATCAAGCCCGTATCACTGGTACATCAAAGGCCAAACAGGTTATGACTATGGCGAAGCCGGCGTCATACCCGTACCGGGCGATTATGATGGCGATGGCAAAGTGGATGCCGCTTATTACAAAATTTCAACCGGCATGTGGAACGTAAAGGGGCAGATCACTAACAAACATTACGGCGATGCCGGTTATATACCGGTACCGGGTGATTACAATGGCGACGGCAAAACAGATGTGGCCATTTATGATCCGGCTACAGGTATATGGCATTTGGACAGCGCGAATACAGGCGTCAATAACGTAACGGTTTTAACACCGGTTGCAGGGGACATACCCGCACCGGGCGATTATTTTGGTGATGGAAGAACGCATCCGGCAATTTATCGCCCCTCAAACCAAACATTATATATGTACAATAACGGAACCGTTACAACCACGGTTTATGGCGGCAGCGGCGATAAATTGCTGAACCTGCCTTACCATATCCGTAAATTCTTTTTCCCGTGA
- a CDS encoding RagB/SusD family nutrient uptake outer membrane protein has protein sequence MKKIYILITVLAFTAVSCKKSFIDLTPNDSIAPGNFYKTEADFRQAIAAAYSPLQDLSVNDYFTSEMRSDNTHYQPYPSNRGTAYVQRENISDWVDDPTNAYTNAVYFHCYNGISRSNMVIGRLALVNLNVAVKNDIDGQAKFLRAWNYFKLVRLFGAVPLYLKEVTKAEDAFLPRSTVDQVYAQIIADANDAIKELAPPAKFPQSGQATKGSATMLLADVYMTQKKYADAETLLNTLPAMGYGLNTEYADAFSTTNKNSKESIFEIQFLQGTDKGTQPSNFIYQFLPRTKNTGIITTFGTTVVATDNSGTGGWNTPTQDLIDSYEPNDKRLDASIGIAEGSYNTSDLFVLTANKSVVNYVPAAGKVGVPYIKKYLHPHAVTNNTNDNWPIYRYSGALLLLAEAQNEQGKSGPALTNLNTVRARAGLAAATETDQAKLRTIIMHERRVELAFENQRWHDLVRTGTAIPVMTAYGEKAKTIYKFLPGNAFGINTNRLLFPIPQSERELNPGLTQNPGYF, from the coding sequence ATGAAAAAGATATATATCTTAATTACCGTACTCGCTTTTACAGCGGTATCATGTAAAAAGAGTTTTATTGACCTGACTCCAAATGATTCTATCGCGCCCGGTAATTTTTATAAAACAGAGGCCGATTTCAGGCAGGCCATAGCAGCAGCATACTCCCCGCTGCAGGACTTATCTGTTAATGATTATTTCACTTCCGAAATGAGGTCTGATAATACCCACTATCAGCCTTATCCAAGTAATCGCGGTACCGCTTATGTACAGCGCGAAAATATATCTGACTGGGTTGACGATCCGACGAATGCCTATACCAACGCGGTATATTTTCATTGCTATAACGGTATTTCCAGATCAAATATGGTTATCGGACGGTTGGCTTTGGTAAACCTGAATGTGGCCGTAAAGAACGATATCGACGGACAGGCTAAATTTCTGAGGGCCTGGAACTACTTTAAGCTGGTTCGTCTTTTTGGCGCTGTGCCGTTGTACTTAAAAGAAGTAACCAAGGCCGAAGATGCTTTTCTTCCACGTTCAACTGTCGATCAGGTTTATGCGCAGATTATTGCTGATGCCAATGACGCTATAAAAGAACTGGCTCCGCCGGCAAAATTCCCGCAAAGCGGTCAGGCCACAAAAGGATCGGCAACCATGCTATTGGCTGATGTGTACATGACGCAAAAGAAATACGCAGATGCCGAAACATTGCTTAATACATTACCTGCAATGGGTTATGGGCTTAATACCGAATACGCCGACGCGTTTTCTACCACAAACAAAAACAGTAAAGAGTCTATTTTTGAAATACAGTTTTTACAGGGTACAGATAAAGGGACACAACCAAGCAATTTTATCTACCAGTTTTTACCGCGTACCAAAAACACGGGTATCATTACTACATTCGGAACAACCGTTGTTGCTACAGACAACTCAGGTACAGGCGGCTGGAACACACCTACCCAGGATCTGATAGACTCATACGAGCCTAATGACAAACGTCTGGATGCCTCTATCGGTATTGCAGAAGGTAGCTATAATACAAGCGACCTGTTTGTGCTTACTGCCAATAAAAGCGTGGTGAATTATGTACCGGCTGCCGGTAAAGTGGGTGTTCCTTATATTAAAAAATACCTGCACCCGCATGCAGTTACTAATAATACTAATGATAACTGGCCAATATACCGTTATTCAGGTGCACTATTGCTGTTAGCCGAAGCGCAGAACGAACAAGGGAAATCAGGACCGGCTTTAACTAATTTAAATACAGTGCGTGCCCGTGCCGGTTTAGCTGCCGCTACAGAAACAGATCAGGCAAAACTGCGTACCATTATTATGCACGAAAGAAGGGTTGAACTTGCGTTTGAAAACCAGCGCTGGCATGACCTGGTACGTACAGGCACAGCAATACCGGTAATGACGGCTTATGGCGAGAAGGCAAAAACGATATACAAATTCCTTCCGGGCAACGCATTTGGTATAAACACTAACAGGTTATTATTCCCTATACCACAGTCAGAAAGAGAGTTGAATCCGGGCTTGACTCAAAACCCTGGTTATTTTTAG